GAAGCTCTGTAAGTTGTTAACCatgtaatatagttttttttatggtttattaTTTTGTGCCACATATTGCTATATCcaacaaaagaaaggaaactGTGCTTTTGATTTTGAAAGACATTTAGGCATGTAGAAAGGTGAAATGCgtttctttcaaaataagtaGGCTTGATTACTAGGCTACTTAGTAAATAGCTCATCACCATTTCTATGTTTTAATACAGTTCTTTGCTGCTAATATAACTTCTATATTTCTTGATATATAGATTCACATAAATCTTCATATTGTTCTGCAGTGGTATGGGCCCTGATTTTCGAGTTTTGGTTCGGAAAAGTAGAAAGCAGGCAGAACAGTATCATAGATTGTATAAGGTATTGATGGCTCTTAATGACGCTTAGTTTACTTAATTTCTAACCTATGTGCATCTGGGAAAAAATTATGTCAGATCAAATCATGGTATTGTAGCTTTGGTCTGTTCTATcgatcaaatttaattttatctgtACATTTACCTTGTACATTTGTCCAATAACtcagttcaaaaataaaaggttatATGTCATATATTGACTGGATTCTAAGATGTGCTAGTTTTTGTTTGCAGGAACCAATTCCAGTAACACAGCTTGTAAGGGAAACTGCAGCTGTGATGCAGGAGTTCACTCAGTCTGGGTAAGAATTTTGTCCTTGTCTGTAAAAAACAACTATTCTTCCTTCTCCTCTTTTCTCAGAATTATGGCTAAGATTTTGAGGAATCAAACTGTTTACAGGCTTCGATGGTAGTCTGTTATGCAAAAGTAGGTCATCTTTGCTTCATGTCAGCTATTGAGTTGTAAAGTAGCATAGTTTATTTTGGCCAAAGTGAAAGTAgcataattcttaaataatgtttttttcttaaaactttctGTATAATACtaagtttcttttagaagactTTGTCTTAGAATTTTTGTATATTACTAAGTTTTTTCCAGTGTAATTTTGgccttaatatttttgcattatGTCGGAGCTGAAAGTGGAATATGAGAAGGGAACTTCAGAGAAAAATGGCAATGTAGATCGCTATTTTTTCACATGCCTTATGATCCATGGCCTTGCTGCTATGTTTTGGGTCCGTTTGAATTGGACCAAAAAAGTGAAAATGCTAAATTGTGCAATCCTCTTGCTTTGATAGTAAGTTTGAtgtatctttctttttctttgtagtGGTGTAAGGCCTTTTGGTGTATCTCTACTGGTTGCTGGATATGATGACAATGGTCCACAATTGTATCAGGTATTTCTCATAGATAATAGTTGATTATATGGCCAGGTAGAGATTGCATACAGTGTTTTATGTGCTTTTCAGCTTCATGATTTTGTTCCTTATCACTAGGTGGATCCATCTGGTTCCTATTTCTCATGGAAAGCCTCAGCAATGGGGAAAAATGTCTCAAATGCAAAAACATTTCTTGAGAAAAGGTATTTGCCTAGAATCTGGTTCTTATAGAATTCAATTCTAAATCTACCaaaaatttatatgatatgttatACTGATTATGTTAGGATATCAATTTATTtagcttaaaattatataaattaaatgcCCATTATTTCCAGAATTGAGATGGACATTCTCCTACATTCTGTTTCTCTGTTACTGAAATTGCAGTTGATTTGTTCTTTCCTTGTAGATACACTGATGATATGGAGCTTGATGATGCTGTGCATACTGCTATTTTGACTCTCAAAGAGGGGTAATGTCAATGCTAAAATTTCTCCCACCTGGTTATCTTTAAATGTTACCGCACAGGAAGAtcccttatatatatatatatcaaagaacctcaaaaaaaaaaatggtattAGGTTGTCTTTACTATTGTGTCATTAATAATCTTACAACCCGTTCTCTCAATTTTGCAGATTTGAAGGACAAATCTCAGGGAAAAACATTGAAATTGGGATTATTGGAACTGACAAGAAATTCAGGCAAGCACCGCTCTGACCTTTTCCCCCACTTTCTAAACCCTTTTGCCGGTGGTATGGTGATGGAATATGGCCTTTTAGGAAGTTTTACAAAGTAGCGACTCTTTGTGAAATGCACTTCTGAATGTTGTGTTTGTTTACTGCTATCATGCTTATTGCACTTATTTTTGTTGTTCatgctattttttatttctgaaaTTCAGAACGGTTGTTTCTAGTGGCTTAATTACTTCTGCTTTCTGTACTGCAGGGTACTAACCCCGGCTGAAATTGATGATTATTTGGCTGAAGTCGAGTAGCTTATCTTCTTTCTCGAGACTATCAAGAAGTGTTCCTTTTTATGCAACATTTGTTTTGAGACCGTACATTTCAGTCAAAAATGATTTACTTTACGTTTCTGGTATACTCATGTTTTTAGCTTTGTTGCACCTCAATTTTAAGGGCATGCTCACATGCTCCTGTTGGTTATAGGGAATATCTTCAGGGTCTCTCTTCTAGGTTTAAACCCTTCTGCCTTGTTCATTTAAAACCAATCCTTTGTTGGGCAGTTTTTTGCCGTCAAATGAGGGATTCTTTACTCAATTTACGAACATTTTCACATGCATATGCCTGCGTGAATCCGAATTAAACTCTGACTATACTTTAAGAAACCATCAATAGGTGAAATCCCAATGGATTGAATCCGTGCTTGATTACCACTGTCAATGTTTTTAGTTCTAGTTCACCAAGCTCATCCCGGAAGACATTGTTAAAACAATAATTGATCAATGCTATGCCATGCGGTGAGCTTGAAATTCCAAAGCAATTAAACATATGGGAACCAGGTGACTACTACAAATATTAAAAGctttaaattatagaaaataaaatggttaaCGTAATATACACATGAAATTATCTAATCGGAGATGATGCTATTAACTTCAAATAATAGTCAACTGAGAATAGTTAATATTAGATTgcaagttgaattttattttatttttaaaaaggtgGTTGGGATTTTCAATCTCTTGTTTATGAAGTTGCAGTCCAATGGCCTATAGGTGGAGCCTGGAGCTAGGAAGATCGCATTTGTGCAGGGGCAGTGAGACCCAGAACTATTGTCATATATGGTCTTATCCAGTTTCTATTTTGGACCTCTAACATTAAGTATTCtctaaatcatatatttaaacCCAATTAAACGTAATAAgtcaattgtaatatagttttttataaagaaattaacAGTAATACGAACTTAGTCATACCACATCTTTGGTCAGTTGAGGCTGCTTAAGAAGAGGAGCCTCCCAAGAATTCATGAATATGGCCAATTCACAAAGCGACACAGCCTCACACGTTTTTTAAGTCTCAAATTAAACTTGACCCAACCAACGTCCAAGAAGAAAGCTCAGCTGCCATTGGCGACGACATTATGGCTTTTACCAATTATTTTGTTATCCTTAAAGGGTTAGCAGTGATGGCTCTGAGGTTAACCCTAGaccaaaaagtaaaaaaaattttaaaaaaaatcaacatgaAACGTTGAATAGATACGAAGATGATATAATAAATACGATATGGTATAttcaaaaacatatattatattcatgtttaaaattaataataccTTTATATTtactatcaaaataataaatttatacagACAACAAGACGACGTGTATTAAGTTTTTATCATTTGATTCAGTCTCCAATTGACTTGCGTGgaacaaagaaaaaacaaaaaaaagttgataattGACCATCGAGATGGCGATGGCGATCGCAGCTTAGAATTCAGAAGGTTCCCAGAAAAAGAAAGTGTTGCTACTTGTTCCAAAGGTCTAACAGTTTGGTTCTCTGATTAAACaatcaatatttatataaaccCTTCCATCCCATGTCTTTCTCAAATTTACATCAAACATACCGTTTtctatattattcattttcatccaCCACCTTTTCACGGTTCTTTCTTTTTGCTCTCCACCACTACACCGATATTAGTATATTACCAGGTTTTTCTTTCATGGATAAGATGCAGTTGTCACCGGTGAGACATGTCGATAGGCAGAAAACAGAAAGGCCAAGGACCAAAAGGGTATGGAAACTGAAGCTTAGTGTTACTTGGCAGCGTATGAAGAAGGCCTTGAAATCCACTCTCAAGCATCGGCTTCATCTCCATCTTGCATCAAACCTGAGCAAGCTTTCGACTCTTAAACTTAATCATCATGATATGGCTATCATCAAGCCGATTAAGCATgtaacgaaaaagaaaaagacaattCGTCCCACGATGCCATTGGCACAACTCATTCAATTGCCCTACACCGCGGCCGATTTCATCGACCACGGTCATGCAATGACTCCCACCAAGTCCCCCATCGAGAATATATCCACACGATGGCGTGAGCTTCATGGTTTGCATAATTGGGATGGCCTTATTGAGCCTCTCCACCCTTGGCTAAGGCGAGAGGTTGTCAAGTACGGAGAATTCGTCCAAGGAACGTATGATGCTTTCGACTTTGATCCTTTATCAGAGTTCTGTGGAAGCTGTAGATACAATAGGCACAAATTGTTTGAAGAACTAGGCCTTACTAAACATGGTTACAAGGTTACCAAGTACATTTATGCCATGTCCCATGTCGATGTTCCTGAATGGTTGGAGAGGACTTATTGTACTTGGAGTAAGGATTCCAACTGGATGGGATATGTTGCAGTCAGCGGAGATGCCGAAACTGCAAGGATTGGGAGGAGAGATATCCTCGTGGCATGGCGGGGCACGGTGGCTCCAACCGAGTGGTACACGGACCTCAAAACACGTCTGCAGCGTCTTGGGAAAACCAATATCAAGGTGCAAAGAGGGTTCCTCAGCATCTACTCTTCCAAGGGCGACTTCTCAAGGTACAACAAGTTGAGTGCATCGGAACAAGTCAAGGAAGAAATCCAGAAGCTTGTTAGCTTTTTCAGAGACAGAGGTGAGGAAGTTAGCTTAACAATTTGCGGTCATAGCCTTGGAGGCGCATTGGCACTCCTCAATGCCTACGATGCCGCAACGTACGTCCCCCATCTCTTCATCAACGTCATCTCTTTCGGTGCACCAAGAGTTGGGAACATACATTTCAAGGAGAAGCTCAAGGAACTAGGAGTGAAGACACTAAGGGTTGTTGCCAAGCAAGACATAGTCCCAAAGTTGCCAGGGTTCATACTCAACACCATTCTTAACAAGTTTACAGCGGTTACAGGAAGATTGAAATGGATTTACCGGCATGTTGGAACGCAGTTGAAGCTCGATGTACTCATGTCCCCATACTTAACACGTGACCCGGATTACACGGGGTCTCATAATTTGGAGACTTACCTCCATCTGTTAGATGGATACATTAGCAAGACATCAAAGTTTCGCTGGAATGCAAGAAGAGATGTTGCCTTGGTTAACAAGTCAACTGACATGTTGATAAAGGAGTTGAAGATCCCAGAGTTTTGGTATCAAAGGCCATTCAAGGGACTTGTGCTGAACCAATATGGCAGATGGGTTAAACCAGGGAGACCAGTTGAACACATCCCTTCTCCACGTAGCATCGGATCTGATCACAACCCTTCACTTTAAAGATTAATTGTTGATTCAGAAACATGAACCCAAAGTCCAATTTTGAGTGTGTTCTTTTATCCCATTTCTTCTGTTGATATAAGAGTCATTTATTTGTTGAACATCTGATCTGAAAATGAGATCTTTTAGCTCTCTTTTGTTGAATTTGATTATACGGTTAGCTTGAAAGAGAAGCAATTGTTTACAAGGTGACCAATCCACAAAACTCCATTAAACACTGAACAAGAAC
This sequence is a window from Gossypium raimondii isolate GPD5lz chromosome 5, ASM2569854v1, whole genome shotgun sequence. Protein-coding genes within it:
- the LOC105768751 gene encoding proteasome subunit alpha type-2-A encodes the protein MGDSQYSFSLTTFSPSGKLVQIEHALTAVGSGQTSLGIKAANGVVIATEKKLPSILVDETSVQKIQCLTPNIGVVYSGMGPDFRVLVRKSRKQAEQYHRLYKEPIPVTQLVRETAAVMQEFTQSGGVRPFGVSLLVAGYDDNGPQLYQVDPSGSYFSWKASAMGKNVSNAKTFLEKRYTDDMELDDAVHTAILTLKEGFEGQISGKNIEIGIIGTDKKFRVLTPAEIDDYLAEVE
- the LOC105768750 gene encoding phospholipase A1-Igamma1, chloroplastic codes for the protein MDKMQLSPVRHVDRQKTERPRTKRVWKLKLSVTWQRMKKALKSTLKHRLHLHLASNLSKLSTLKLNHHDMAIIKPIKHVTKKKKTIRPTMPLAQLIQLPYTAADFIDHGHAMTPTKSPIENISTRWRELHGLHNWDGLIEPLHPWLRREVVKYGEFVQGTYDAFDFDPLSEFCGSCRYNRHKLFEELGLTKHGYKVTKYIYAMSHVDVPEWLERTYCTWSKDSNWMGYVAVSGDAETARIGRRDILVAWRGTVAPTEWYTDLKTRLQRLGKTNIKVQRGFLSIYSSKGDFSRYNKLSASEQVKEEIQKLVSFFRDRGEEVSLTICGHSLGGALALLNAYDAATYVPHLFINVISFGAPRVGNIHFKEKLKELGVKTLRVVAKQDIVPKLPGFILNTILNKFTAVTGRLKWIYRHVGTQLKLDVLMSPYLTRDPDYTGSHNLETYLHLLDGYISKTSKFRWNARRDVALVNKSTDMLIKELKIPEFWYQRPFKGLVLNQYGRWVKPGRPVEHIPSPRSIGSDHNPSL